One segment of Nocardioides oleivorans DNA contains the following:
- a CDS encoding GNAT family N-acetyltransferase, translating into MPELVLPTADVRASFLEAMDEFVAEGVDRSQTAAWIDVHAPGWTEPERFEAFVEAVRADARPDSPRPDWHVPCTTLWWIDGTDYLGRLAIRHVLNDFLLDVGGHIGYDVRPTRRREGHATAMLRAALPWAAQLGIDPALVTCDVDNHGSTKVIEAAGGELEDVRGVKRRYWVPTSG; encoded by the coding sequence ATGCCCGAGCTCGTGCTGCCCACCGCCGATGTCCGAGCCTCCTTCCTCGAGGCGATGGACGAGTTCGTCGCCGAAGGGGTCGATCGCAGCCAGACGGCGGCCTGGATCGACGTGCACGCGCCGGGGTGGACCGAGCCGGAGCGGTTCGAGGCGTTCGTCGAGGCGGTGAGGGCCGACGCGAGGCCCGACAGCCCGCGCCCCGACTGGCACGTGCCGTGCACGACGCTGTGGTGGATCGACGGCACGGACTACCTCGGACGGCTGGCCATCCGTCACGTCCTCAACGACTTCCTGCTCGACGTCGGCGGGCACATCGGCTACGACGTGCGCCCCACCCGTCGCCGCGAGGGCCACGCGACCGCCATGCTCCGGGCGGCGCTGCCGTGGGCCGCGCAGCTCGGGATCGACCCGGCGCTGGTCACCTGCGACGTCGACAACCACGGGTCGACCAAGGTCATCGAGGCGGCCGGCGGCGAGCTCGAGGACGTGCGCGGGGTCAAGCGCCGCTACTGGGTACCCACTTCGGGATAG